A section of the Ornithinimicrobium sufpigmenti genome encodes:
- a CDS encoding D-alanine--D-alanine ligase family protein — translation MDSQPTPQADSRTRIALVFGGRSEEHSISCATAASVLRALDRERYDVLPVGITRAGRWVLVTDDPAPLEIRDGRLPEVPDTGQLVIVPLGGVDHDWQSVDHDGRVTDLGEVDVVFPLLHGPFGEDGTIQGLLELADLRYVGCGVLSSAAMMDKHLMKVVFAEAGLPVGPYAVISDVQWRRDRAAALDAAASLQFPVFVKPARAGSSVGVYKVDRPEDLEVAIDKARDHDPKVLVEQGIVGREIECGVLQGRGTEPPRVSECGEIAVVGGREFYDFEAKYLDEDSVRITAPAELSQDVRDEVRRVAAVAFEAGGCEGLARVDCFVTEDGSVIVNEINTMPGFTPFSMYPQAWAASGLTYPALIDELVGLALARPLGLR, via the coding sequence ATGGACAGCCAGCCCACCCCCCAGGCCGACTCCCGCACCCGCATCGCGCTCGTCTTCGGCGGCCGCTCGGAGGAGCACTCGATCTCCTGCGCGACCGCGGCGAGCGTGCTGCGCGCGCTGGACCGGGAGCGGTATGACGTGCTGCCGGTCGGGATCACCCGCGCCGGTCGGTGGGTGCTGGTCACGGACGACCCCGCGCCGCTGGAGATCCGCGACGGCCGGTTGCCCGAGGTCCCGGACACCGGCCAGCTGGTCATCGTCCCTCTCGGCGGCGTCGACCACGACTGGCAGAGCGTCGACCACGACGGACGGGTCACCGACCTGGGGGAGGTCGACGTCGTCTTCCCGCTGCTGCACGGCCCGTTCGGCGAGGACGGCACGATCCAGGGGCTGCTGGAGCTGGCGGACCTGCGCTACGTCGGCTGCGGGGTGCTGTCGTCCGCGGCCATGATGGACAAGCACCTGATGAAGGTGGTCTTCGCCGAGGCCGGCCTGCCGGTCGGTCCCTACGCGGTCATCAGCGACGTGCAGTGGCGGCGCGACCGCGCGGCGGCCCTCGACGCGGCCGCCTCGCTGCAGTTCCCGGTCTTCGTCAAGCCCGCCCGCGCCGGATCCTCGGTCGGCGTCTACAAGGTCGACCGGCCCGAGGACCTGGAGGTGGCCATCGACAAGGCCCGCGACCACGACCCGAAGGTGCTCGTGGAGCAGGGCATCGTCGGCCGGGAGATCGAGTGCGGGGTCCTGCAGGGGCGGGGGACGGAGCCGCCACGGGTCAGTGAGTGCGGCGAGATCGCCGTGGTGGGCGGCCGTGAGTTCTACGACTTCGAGGCCAAGTACCTCGACGAGGACAGCGTCCGGATCACTGCTCCGGCGGAGCTGTCCCAGGACGTGCGGGACGAGGTCCGGCGGGTGGCTGCGGTCGCCTTCGAGGCCGGCGGCTGCGAGGGCCTGGCCCGGGTCGACTGCTTCGTCACCGAGGACGGGTCGGTCATCGTCAACGAGATCAACACCATGCCGGGGTTCACGCCCTTCTCCATGTACCCGCAGGCGTGGGCGGCCAGCGGGCTGACCTACCCGGCGCTCATCGACGAGCTCGTCGGGCTCGCGCTGGCGCGTCCCCTCGGCCTGCGCTGA
- a CDS encoding ATP-dependent DNA helicase RecG: MVERHPDGEGDPRDRPLKQLVGKTADVLGRTRGLSTVGDLLDWLPRRYLDPARPEAFADLPHGEDVVIVGTVRSARTHQMRNRRGRRLVVDVEDDTGATIQLTFFKPYGHEDRLRPDVRVVCSGQIGEYRGTLQLTHPDYAPIRADATSGTWLLGGLVPVYTATKGLSPIVHGDSLDIVLHALTWLPDPIPAQVRAQLGLPDLLEAYHLVHRPRTEADHRRGRWRLKFQEAFVVQAQLARTRRSADAVPATPRAPRPGGLVDALRDRLPYTLTAGQEEVLADLLADLDRDSPMHRLLQGEVGSGKTVLALLAMLTVVDSGGQAALLAPTEVLAAQHHRSIVDLLGPIAEGGMLGGMEGGTRVALLTGSQGAAERKANLLAAASGEAGIVVGTHALIQDKVSFAELGLVVVDEQHRFGVEQRDALRAKADGAAPHVLVMTATPIPRTVAMTVYGDMTTSTLRELPRGRQPISSHVVPGDRPAWVERTWRRVAEEVEAGGQVYVVCPRIGEPEDPDLPFAHDLGPGAPIPPTADGSADGAGADARLHGVHQVARSLRSLEVTRELVIAELHGRMVAEDKDGIMRAFTEGGIDVLVSTTVIEVGVDVPNATMMIVLDADRFGISQLHQLRGRVGRGGKPGLCLLVTQGEGIDPATLERLEAVAATTDGFELARLDLETRREGDVLGASQSGGRSGLRFLRLSRDEELIVQAHDLAWATVEADPELEQHPDLATELQRLDEERAAFLERG; encoded by the coding sequence ATGGTCGAGCGGCACCCGGACGGCGAGGGTGACCCGCGCGACCGCCCGCTGAAGCAGCTGGTCGGGAAGACCGCGGACGTGCTGGGGCGCACCCGGGGACTGAGCACCGTGGGCGACCTGCTCGACTGGCTGCCCCGCAGGTACCTCGACCCGGCCCGACCTGAGGCCTTCGCCGACCTGCCGCACGGGGAGGACGTCGTCATCGTCGGGACGGTGCGCTCGGCCCGCACGCACCAGATGCGCAACCGGCGAGGGCGTCGGCTTGTCGTGGACGTCGAGGACGACACCGGCGCCACCATCCAGCTGACCTTCTTCAAGCCCTACGGCCACGAGGACCGGCTGCGTCCCGACGTGCGGGTGGTCTGCTCCGGACAGATCGGGGAGTACCGGGGAACCCTGCAGCTGACCCACCCGGACTACGCACCCATCCGCGCCGACGCGACCTCCGGCACGTGGTTGCTCGGCGGGCTGGTGCCCGTCTACACCGCGACCAAGGGCCTGTCGCCCATCGTGCACGGGGACAGCCTGGACATCGTCCTGCACGCACTCACCTGGCTGCCCGACCCCATACCGGCTCAGGTGCGGGCGCAGCTCGGGCTCCCCGACCTGCTGGAGGCCTACCACCTGGTGCACCGCCCCAGGACCGAGGCCGACCACCGCCGGGGCCGGTGGCGGCTGAAGTTTCAGGAGGCGTTCGTGGTGCAGGCGCAGCTGGCGCGGACGCGACGCTCGGCCGACGCCGTCCCCGCCACGCCCCGCGCGCCGCGTCCCGGGGGACTGGTGGACGCCCTACGGGACCGGCTGCCCTACACCCTCACCGCCGGCCAGGAGGAGGTGCTCGCCGACCTGCTCGCCGACCTCGACCGCGACAGCCCCATGCACCGGCTGCTGCAGGGGGAGGTCGGTTCCGGCAAGACGGTGCTGGCGCTCCTGGCCATGCTGACCGTCGTCGACTCCGGCGGGCAGGCGGCGCTGCTGGCCCCGACAGAGGTGCTCGCGGCCCAGCACCACCGCTCGATCGTGGACCTGCTGGGCCCGATCGCCGAGGGCGGGATGCTCGGCGGGATGGAGGGCGGCACCCGGGTCGCGCTCCTCACCGGCAGCCAGGGGGCCGCGGAACGCAAGGCCAACCTGCTGGCCGCTGCCTCCGGCGAGGCCGGCATCGTCGTCGGGACGCATGCCCTCATCCAGGACAAGGTCTCCTTCGCCGAGCTCGGCCTGGTCGTGGTCGACGAGCAGCACCGCTTCGGGGTCGAGCAGCGGGACGCGTTGCGGGCCAAGGCGGACGGTGCGGCGCCGCACGTGCTGGTGATGACCGCCACCCCGATCCCGCGGACCGTGGCGATGACTGTCTACGGCGACATGACCACCTCGACCCTGCGCGAGCTGCCGCGGGGGCGCCAGCCGATCAGCAGCCACGTGGTACCGGGCGACCGGCCGGCCTGGGTGGAACGGACCTGGAGGCGGGTCGCCGAGGAGGTCGAGGCGGGCGGCCAGGTGTATGTCGTCTGCCCCCGGATCGGGGAGCCCGAGGACCCGGACCTGCCGTTCGCCCACGACCTGGGCCCGGGGGCACCGATCCCACCCACGGCGGACGGGTCGGCCGACGGCGCGGGCGCGGACGCCCGGCTGCACGGCGTGCACCAGGTGGCGCGGTCCCTGCGCTCGCTGGAGGTCACCCGCGAGCTGGTGATCGCCGAGCTGCACGGCCGGATGGTCGCCGAGGACAAGGACGGCATCATGCGCGCCTTCACCGAGGGAGGCATCGACGTGCTCGTCTCCACCACGGTTATCGAGGTCGGGGTGGACGTGCCCAACGCGACGATGATGATCGTGCTGGACGCCGACCGCTTCGGCATCTCCCAGCTGCACCAGCTGCGCGGCCGGGTGGGGCGGGGCGGCAAGCCCGGGCTGTGCCTGCTGGTCACCCAGGGCGAGGGGATCGACCCCGCCACGCTGGAGCGGCTGGAGGCGGTCGCCGCGACGACCGACGGCTTCGAGCTGGCCCGCCTGGACCTCGAGACGCGCCGGGAGGGCGATGTGCTCGGCGCCAGCCAGAGCGGCGGCCGCAGCGGGCTGCGTTTCCTCCGGCTCTCCCGCGACGAGGAGCTCATCGTCCAGGCGCACGACCTCGCCTGGGCCACCGTCGAGGCCGACCCCGAGCTGGAGCAGCACCCCGACCTGGCCACCGAGCTGCAGCGCCTGGACGAGGAACGCGCGGCCTTCCTGGAGCGCGGGTGA
- a CDS encoding NTP transferase domain-containing protein — protein sequence MTGAPQAQPGGVRWSLVVPVQDASRAKSRLAPPHPLSRPDLARAVARDTLEQVCRALPPEQVTVVTSDASATRVAQDLGTIVVVDPGHGLNGAIRAGLRAAQAAQTARARVTTQAGGAVRSPRPTERAAGWAVLLGDLPALQPHELVAALATCAAHAAAIVPDADGTGTVLLTSTTTPPEPAFGAGSAARHQQRATRLELDLPGLRRDVDTATDLATALELGVGRHTARTLAPLGWATATDGSSWPSVPPAWPGAADPDPR from the coding sequence ATGACCGGTGCGCCTCAGGCCCAACCCGGCGGCGTGCGGTGGTCGCTCGTCGTCCCGGTCCAGGACGCCTCCCGCGCCAAGAGCCGCCTGGCGCCGCCCCATCCGCTCTCCCGGCCCGACCTCGCGCGCGCGGTCGCCCGGGACACCCTGGAGCAGGTATGCCGTGCCCTCCCTCCGGAGCAGGTGACCGTGGTCACCTCGGACGCCTCAGCCACCCGGGTCGCCCAGGACCTGGGAACGATCGTGGTCGTCGACCCCGGGCACGGGCTGAACGGCGCGATTCGCGCCGGTCTGAGGGCGGCGCAGGCAGCGCAGACAGCGCGAGCGAGGGTGACGACCCAGGCAGGCGGAGCAGTTCGGTCGCCAAGGCCCACGGAGCGTGCTGCCGGGTGGGCGGTGCTGCTGGGAGACCTGCCGGCGCTGCAGCCGCACGAGCTGGTGGCTGCGCTCGCGACCTGCGCGGCCCATGCCGCGGCGATCGTCCCGGACGCCGACGGCACCGGGACCGTCCTCCTCACCTCGACCACCACGCCCCCGGAGCCTGCCTTCGGGGCCGGCTCCGCTGCCAGGCACCAGCAGCGGGCGACCCGTCTGGAGCTGGACCTGCCGGGTCTGCGCCGCGACGTGGACACGGCGACCGATCTGGCGACCGCGCTGGAGCTGGGTGTGGGGCGGCATACCGCCCGCACCCTGGCGCCTCTCGGGTGGGCGACGGCCACAGACGGGTCGTCGTGGCCCTCCGTGCCACCTGCGTGGCCCGGCGCCGCGGACCCCGACCCCCGTTAG
- a CDS encoding Lrp/AsnC family transcriptional regulator, with amino-acid sequence MIKAYILVQTEVGSSAQVTAAINEIPGVVSADSVAGPYDVVAVVEAPTVSELGREVISQVQAIPRITRTTTCTVVDL; translated from the coding sequence GTGATCAAGGCCTACATCCTGGTGCAGACGGAGGTCGGGTCGTCGGCGCAGGTGACCGCCGCCATCAACGAGATCCCCGGCGTCGTGTCCGCCGACAGCGTCGCGGGCCCCTACGACGTGGTCGCGGTCGTGGAGGCCCCCACCGTCAGCGAGCTCGGCCGGGAGGTCATCTCGCAGGTGCAGGCCATCCCCCGCATCACCCGCACCACCACATGCACGGTCGTCGACCTCTGA
- the rpmB gene encoding 50S ribosomal protein L28, whose protein sequence is MAATCDVCGKGPSFGHSISHSHRRTKRRWNPNIQRVRAMVGATPKRLNVCTSCLKAGKVTR, encoded by the coding sequence GTGGCTGCCACGTGCGACGTCTGCGGCAAGGGACCGAGCTTCGGTCACAGCATCTCTCACTCGCACCGTCGCACCAAGCGTCGGTGGAACCCGAACATCCAGCGCGTGCGCGCCATGGTCGGCGCGACCCCCAAGCGCCTCAACGTGTGCACCTCCTGCCTCAAGGCCGGCAAGGTCACCCGCTGA
- a CDS encoding DAK2 domain-containing protein codes for MPRPVLDLVTARRWAMTARLLLGAAREQIDALNVFPVADGDTGTNMYLTIDGALDYVRGQFEMGAGTDRLKDGMTLISRGMLLAARGNSGIILSQLTRGLAEAVDPDVAHAGPADVAAAFEAAARTAWDALASPVEGTILSVARAAAQGARAAVERGRPVGGAGPLEVADVVTEALTAARAALARTPEQLPVLAASGVVDAGGAGLVLTIEALESVLRERTPGSNQELPEWWGDRPGDGGFASRGPEGGQECATAGDHHGTDPDGAVEVMYLLTGSDPERAARLRTNLAQVGSSVVVAGGPEEFRVHVHLDDPAIAVEAGSLAGSVTEVVLTSLRDGHAHPDELPDESPAGLAVIACALGEGVCELFTGSGAIVVSGGPRRRASAGQLLAAVLASRASRVVVLPNDADTAMVALAAADEARTLGVEVDVVPTRSLVEGIAAVAVLDPEGEPDFVVEGMREAAAAVRTGALTRAERSAQTPVGPCAQGQWLGILGTERIVAVDDEVLPVARALVDLLWGPDIEVVTVLLGEAADDGVEAAVTRALRDRTAAQEERGDQVEVVTLRGDQPTYPVLLGVE; via the coding sequence GTGCCCCGTCCCGTCCTCGACCTCGTCACCGCCCGTCGCTGGGCGATGACGGCGCGCCTGCTGCTGGGCGCGGCGCGGGAGCAGATCGACGCGCTCAACGTCTTCCCGGTGGCCGACGGTGACACGGGCACCAACATGTACCTGACCATCGACGGAGCGCTGGACTACGTCCGTGGCCAGTTCGAGATGGGCGCGGGGACCGACCGGCTCAAGGACGGTATGACGCTCATCTCCCGGGGGATGCTGCTGGCCGCGCGTGGCAACTCCGGGATCATCCTGTCCCAGCTGACCCGCGGCCTGGCCGAGGCCGTCGACCCGGATGTCGCGCACGCCGGTCCGGCCGACGTGGCCGCCGCCTTCGAGGCCGCTGCCCGCACCGCCTGGGACGCCCTGGCCTCCCCCGTGGAGGGCACCATCCTCAGCGTGGCCCGAGCGGCCGCACAAGGGGCCCGGGCTGCGGTCGAGCGCGGACGGCCCGTGGGAGGTGCTGGGCCGCTGGAGGTCGCCGACGTGGTCACCGAGGCCCTGACCGCTGCCCGAGCGGCGCTGGCGCGCACACCGGAGCAGCTGCCGGTGCTGGCCGCGTCCGGCGTCGTGGACGCCGGGGGCGCCGGGCTCGTCCTGACCATCGAGGCGCTGGAGTCGGTCCTGCGGGAACGGACCCCGGGGAGCAACCAGGAGCTTCCCGAGTGGTGGGGCGACAGGCCGGGCGATGGGGGGTTCGCCAGCCGCGGGCCCGAGGGTGGCCAGGAGTGCGCCACCGCTGGTGACCACCACGGGACTGACCCGGACGGGGCGGTGGAGGTGATGTACCTGTTGACCGGGAGCGACCCTGAGCGTGCCGCACGGCTGCGCACCAACCTGGCCCAGGTCGGCAGCTCGGTGGTCGTGGCCGGCGGTCCGGAAGAGTTTCGTGTGCACGTCCACCTGGACGATCCTGCGATCGCCGTGGAGGCAGGGAGCCTGGCCGGGTCCGTCACCGAGGTCGTGCTGACCTCCCTGCGGGACGGCCACGCCCACCCCGACGAGCTCCCGGACGAGTCGCCCGCCGGTCTTGCGGTCATCGCCTGCGCCCTGGGCGAGGGGGTGTGCGAGTTGTTCACCGGCTCGGGCGCCATCGTCGTCTCCGGTGGTCCCCGACGGCGAGCCTCTGCGGGACAGCTGCTGGCGGCCGTCCTGGCCAGCCGCGCCTCCCGGGTCGTCGTGCTGCCCAACGACGCGGACACGGCCATGGTGGCCCTGGCCGCCGCGGACGAGGCACGGACGCTTGGGGTCGAGGTCGACGTGGTGCCCACCCGGTCCCTCGTCGAGGGGATCGCCGCGGTGGCCGTGCTCGACCCGGAGGGGGAGCCCGACTTTGTCGTGGAGGGGATGCGCGAGGCCGCCGCCGCGGTCCGTACCGGCGCGTTGACCCGCGCCGAGCGCTCCGCCCAGACCCCGGTCGGACCCTGTGCCCAGGGCCAGTGGCTGGGCATCCTGGGCACCGAGCGCATCGTGGCGGTCGACGACGAGGTGCTGCCTGTGGCCCGCGCCCTGGTCGACCTGCTGTGGGGCCCGGACATCGAGGTGGTGACGGTCCTGCTCGGCGAAGCCGCGGACGACGGCGTCGAAGCGGCCGTGACGCGGGCCCTGCGGGACCGGACGGCGGCCCAGGAGGAGCGGGGGGACCAGGTCGAGGTGGTGACCCTCCGGGGTGACCAGCCCACCTACCCCGTGCTGCTCGGTGTCGAGTGA
- a CDS encoding HU family DNA-binding protein, translating into MNKTELIEALAPRLGGRAQAAAAVEAVVDLVLREVAAGRSVGITGFGTFEKVDRAPRTGRNPRTGEPVPIAGTSTPRFRPGAYFKDVVADPSALPPQGLAGARVGSDGRLERTGAPSSVRRADGSPEAKSGKEGTRSKSDRVSRQQDGAPGEGGNGRRADRISGTPESVRKDSDPGEQTGSDAGRSDTAPPATGRIMAGGEEITQGMIWAKKAQLARVQNDELAARQVKQGTKDTKAKHDGKVKKGKKGKKDAKVGKTSKADGKDTKKKKSKKSS; encoded by the coding sequence GTGAACAAGACGGAGCTGATCGAGGCGCTCGCACCCCGGTTGGGGGGCCGGGCCCAGGCGGCCGCCGCCGTGGAGGCAGTCGTGGACCTCGTCCTGAGGGAGGTCGCGGCGGGTCGGTCGGTGGGGATCACCGGCTTCGGCACTTTCGAGAAGGTCGACCGGGCACCGCGGACCGGGCGCAATCCACGCACGGGGGAGCCGGTGCCGATCGCCGGCACCAGCACGCCGCGCTTCCGACCCGGTGCGTACTTCAAGGATGTCGTCGCCGACCCCTCTGCGCTGCCGCCGCAGGGTCTGGCGGGGGCCCGGGTGGGCTCGGACGGCCGGCTCGAGCGCACGGGCGCACCCTCGTCGGTGCGACGGGCGGATGGTTCACCCGAGGCCAAGTCCGGGAAGGAAGGCACTCGGTCGAAGTCCGACCGGGTCAGCCGTCAGCAGGACGGAGCTCCGGGCGAGGGTGGGAACGGTCGTCGCGCGGACCGCATCAGTGGCACTCCGGAGTCGGTGCGCAAGGACAGCGACCCCGGGGAGCAGACAGGGTCAGACGCAGGCCGGTCCGACACTGCGCCCCCGGCGACCGGTCGGATCATGGCCGGTGGTGAGGAGATCACGCAGGGGATGATCTGGGCCAAGAAGGCCCAGCTGGCGCGCGTGCAGAACGACGAGCTGGCTGCCCGGCAGGTGAAGCAGGGCACGAAGGACACCAAGGCCAAGCACGACGGCAAGGTCAAGAAGGGCAAGAAGGGCAAGAAGGACGCCAAGGTTGGGAAGACGAGCAAGGCGGACGGCAAGGACACCAAGAAGAAGAAGTCGAAGAAGTCCAGCTGA
- a CDS encoding DUF3515 family protein, with protein MLGAAAALLVSACGDGAVRAVPFDAADSPACLAVADHWPTTVGPHEPRVTAVQTRGVAAWGDPPIVARCGKQPPGPTTEQCLDVNGVDWILTELDDGAMFTTYGRDPAIEVLVPDTYESAPLLLPVFGTAAEQIPQTLGRCTAVGD; from the coding sequence GTGCTCGGTGCCGCGGCTGCCCTGCTGGTCTCCGCGTGCGGCGACGGGGCTGTCCGGGCGGTGCCGTTCGACGCGGCGGACTCCCCCGCCTGCCTCGCCGTCGCCGACCACTGGCCGACCACGGTCGGGCCCCACGAGCCACGGGTGACCGCCGTCCAGACCCGCGGGGTCGCCGCGTGGGGCGACCCCCCGATCGTGGCCCGCTGCGGCAAGCAGCCGCCCGGCCCGACCACCGAGCAGTGCCTGGACGTCAACGGGGTGGACTGGATCCTCACCGAGCTGGACGACGGGGCCATGTTCACCACCTACGGCCGCGACCCGGCCATCGAGGTGCTCGTGCCGGACACCTACGAGTCGGCGCCGCTCCTGCTGCCCGTCTTCGGCACCGCGGCCGAGCAGATCCCGCAGACCCTCGGCCGCTGCACGGCGGTCGGTGACTGA
- a CDS encoding lysophospholipid acyltransferase family protein, producing MLQVATRRNWSGGEHVPRQGGFIAAANHYSEIDPLTVAHFLVDQGRPPFFLAKSSLFSVPVLGSALTHLRQVPVYRATSKAGDALVAARTALDEGLPIAIMPEGTLTRDPDLWPMKARPGVGRLALTTGAPVIPIAQWGAQELLGRYARRPGNVLKRPVQHVQAGPPVDLSDLMDRPDDPRAHQEATRRVMAAITAMLADLRGEQPPAEPYDMARHKDHQDQQKDQA from the coding sequence ATGCTGCAGGTCGCCACCCGGCGGAACTGGTCGGGGGGTGAGCACGTGCCGCGGCAGGGCGGGTTCATCGCCGCCGCCAACCACTACTCCGAGATCGACCCCCTTACGGTGGCGCACTTCCTGGTCGACCAGGGGCGTCCGCCGTTCTTCCTGGCCAAGTCCTCGCTGTTCAGCGTGCCCGTGCTCGGGTCGGCCCTGACGCATCTGAGGCAGGTGCCGGTGTACCGCGCGACGAGCAAGGCCGGCGACGCCCTGGTGGCGGCACGGACGGCGTTGGACGAGGGCCTGCCCATCGCGATCATGCCCGAGGGCACCCTGACGCGGGACCCGGACCTGTGGCCGATGAAGGCCCGTCCGGGGGTGGGGCGGCTGGCCCTGACCACCGGTGCTCCGGTCATCCCGATCGCCCAGTGGGGTGCGCAGGAGCTCCTCGGCAGGTATGCCCGCCGTCCCGGTAACGTCCTCAAGCGGCCCGTGCAGCATGTACAGGCCGGACCCCCCGTCGACCTCTCGGACCTGATGGACCGGCCGGACGACCCGCGAGCCCACCAGGAGGCGACCCGGCGGGTGATGGCGGCCATCACCGCCATGCTCGCCGACCTCCGCGGTGAGCAGCCGCCGGCCGAGCCCTACGACATGGCCCGGCACAAGGACCACCAGGACCAGCAGAAGGACCAGGCATGA
- a CDS encoding NAD(P)H-dependent glycerol-3-phosphate dehydrogenase, whose protein sequence is MTRAAIYGAGSWGTAFAQVLADAGAERVTLWARRAEVAEHVRDHHRNPDYLPEVELPPAVTATTDPAEAADGADLVVLAVPSQSLRDNLATWSDLLPPTGPVVSLMKGIELGTGLRMSQVIEGAGVQTSRVVVLSGPNLSKEIAARQPAASVVAGADLAVAEQVAAAVATPYFRPYTQTDVVGAEIGGAIKNVIALAVGMAEGLGYGDNTKSSLITRGLAETARLGSELGADPRTLMGLAGVGDLIATCMSPLSRNHRVGVALGEGRTVQEVLAVPHQTAEGVKSCRSVVGLAAQHGVDMPICAGVTAVVDGQITPEQLTGALMSRARKHEAG, encoded by the coding sequence ATGACCCGGGCCGCGATCTACGGGGCCGGAAGCTGGGGAACCGCCTTCGCCCAGGTCCTCGCGGACGCGGGCGCGGAAAGGGTGACGCTCTGGGCGCGCCGCGCCGAGGTGGCCGAGCACGTCCGCGACCACCATCGCAACCCCGACTACCTGCCGGAGGTCGAGCTGCCCCCGGCGGTCACGGCCACCACCGACCCCGCCGAGGCCGCCGACGGTGCCGACCTGGTGGTGCTGGCCGTCCCCTCCCAGAGCCTGCGGGACAACCTGGCGACCTGGTCCGACCTGCTCCCGCCCACAGGCCCCGTGGTGTCGCTGATGAAGGGGATCGAGCTGGGGACCGGGCTGCGGATGAGCCAGGTCATCGAGGGCGCGGGGGTGCAGACCTCGCGGGTCGTGGTGCTCTCCGGGCCCAACCTGTCCAAGGAGATCGCCGCCCGCCAGCCGGCCGCCAGCGTGGTCGCGGGGGCCGACCTGGCCGTCGCCGAGCAGGTGGCAGCCGCGGTCGCCACCCCCTACTTCCGTCCCTACACCCAGACCGACGTGGTCGGTGCAGAGATCGGGGGCGCGATCAAGAACGTCATCGCGCTGGCCGTCGGCATGGCCGAAGGGCTCGGCTACGGGGACAACACCAAGTCCAGCCTCATCACCCGCGGACTGGCCGAGACCGCCCGGCTGGGCAGCGAGCTGGGAGCCGACCCGCGAACGCTGATGGGTCTGGCCGGTGTCGGTGACCTCATCGCGACCTGCATGTCCCCCCTGTCGCGTAACCACCGGGTCGGCGTCGCGCTCGGCGAGGGGCGCACGGTGCAGGAGGTGCTCGCGGTGCCGCACCAGACGGCCGAGGGCGTGAAGTCGTGCCGGTCCGTGGTGGGTCTGGCCGCGCAGCACGGTGTCGACATGCCGATCTGCGCGGGGGTGACGGCCGTGGTCGACGGGCAGATCACCCCCGAGCAGCTGACCGGAGCGCTGATGTCCCGGGCCCGCAAGCACGAGGCCGGCTGA
- the thiL gene encoding thiamine-phosphate kinase, producing MSPHRSPGPSGMPSAGPTLGEVGESGVLEQVLAALQGTPTAGVQVGPGDDTALLDVRRGALLATTDTMVRGPDWRDDWSAGFDVGVKAVTQNLADLAAMGGVGTGVLVTLVAEQSLPLAWARELTEGLAWGCSRAGVPVLGGDLNGAGDGVVMVSITALGELADGVGGPVLRSGARPGDVVAVSGPLGRSAAGLELLLRHGAEAGSQEPAGLVAELLAHHLRPLTDLRQGAAAARSGASAMIDVSDGLVRDGDRLARASGVVLELAEEAVAALADRLAPAVGSAAQVCVLGGGEEHELLACFPDGPPAGWIALGRVTDVPTDGPTGAAPGVTLGGRRLDPRTGGWDHFGG from the coding sequence GTGAGCCCGCACCGATCACCCGGCCCGTCCGGTATGCCGTCCGCCGGCCCGACCCTCGGCGAGGTCGGGGAGTCCGGCGTCCTGGAGCAGGTCCTCGCCGCCCTGCAGGGCACCCCCACCGCCGGGGTCCAGGTGGGGCCCGGAGATGACACCGCCCTGCTGGACGTGCGGCGCGGTGCGCTGCTGGCGACCACCGACACCATGGTCCGCGGCCCGGACTGGCGGGACGACTGGTCGGCCGGCTTCGACGTCGGGGTCAAGGCGGTCACCCAGAACCTTGCCGACCTGGCCGCCATGGGTGGGGTGGGTACCGGCGTGCTGGTCACCCTCGTCGCCGAGCAGTCCCTGCCCCTGGCCTGGGCGCGCGAGCTCACCGAAGGGCTCGCGTGGGGCTGCAGCCGGGCAGGGGTCCCGGTGCTCGGCGGTGACCTCAACGGGGCCGGGGACGGGGTCGTGATGGTCTCGATCACCGCCCTGGGGGAGCTGGCGGACGGCGTGGGCGGGCCGGTGCTGCGCTCCGGTGCCCGGCCGGGCGACGTGGTCGCCGTGTCGGGTCCCCTGGGCCGCTCGGCGGCCGGGCTCGAGCTGCTGCTCAGGCACGGGGCCGAGGCGGGCTCACAGGAGCCTGCGGGTCTCGTCGCCGAGCTGCTCGCCCACCACCTGCGACCACTCACCGACCTGAGGCAGGGGGCAGCGGCGGCCAGGTCGGGTGCCAGCGCGATGATCGACGTCTCTGACGGCCTGGTCAGGGATGGCGACCGTCTCGCCCGAGCCAGCGGCGTGGTGCTCGAGCTGGCAGAAGAGGCCGTGGCGGCGCTCGCCGACCGGCTCGCCCCCGCGGTGGGTAGCGCGGCGCAGGTATGCGTCCTGGGAGGGGGCGAGGAGCACGAGCTGCTGGCGTGCTTCCCGGACGGGCCGCCGGCCGGGTGGATCGCGCTGGGCCGGGTCACCGACGTGCCGACCGACGGGCCGACCGGTGCGGCGCCCGGCGTCACCCTCGGCGGCCGGCGCCTGGACCCTCGCACCGGCGGGTGGGACCACTTCGGCGGCTGA